A section of the Roseomonas marmotae genome encodes:
- the murG gene encoding undecaprenyldiphospho-muramoylpentapeptide beta-N-acetylglucosaminyltransferase, which yields MNRPIVIAAGGTGGHFFPAEALAAELLRRGHRVALMTDARSADYRSAVFADVERFVLQGAGLAGRGVTRAARGAMALLAGTLQARGLLLRLQPRAVVGFGGYPSVPPLLAARMISVKTRPATILHEQNAVLGRANRLLSRSADLLALAFAQTQRMPDGARRETVGNPVRPAIAAMAGQGFIQPQGSVRLLVLGGSLGARVFSDIVPAAVAELSPALRQRLSIVQQCRMEDLPRVRAAYDELHVPAELSPFFGDVAGLYSTAHLVIARAGASTVAELACAGRPSLLVPLPGAIDDHQAANARALADAGAARVVPQRDFTPASLAAALTDLLETPDALARAAAAAAGLAAPQAAATLADLVLSRATARGFQE from the coding sequence ATGAACCGCCCGATCGTCATCGCCGCCGGGGGCACCGGCGGACATTTCTTCCCCGCCGAGGCGCTGGCGGCGGAATTGCTGCGCCGTGGCCACCGTGTCGCGCTGATGACCGATGCCCGCAGCGCCGACTACCGCAGCGCCGTCTTCGCGGATGTCGAGCGTTTCGTGCTGCAGGGCGCGGGGCTGGCCGGGCGCGGCGTGACGCGCGCCGCCAGGGGCGCGATGGCGCTGCTGGCCGGCACCCTACAGGCGCGCGGGCTGCTGCTGCGACTGCAGCCGCGCGCGGTGGTGGGCTTCGGCGGCTATCCCTCGGTGCCGCCGCTGCTCGCGGCGCGCATGATCTCCGTCAAGACCCGCCCGGCCACCATCCTGCACGAGCAGAATGCCGTCCTCGGCCGCGCCAACCGCCTGCTCTCCCGCAGCGCCGACCTGCTGGCCCTGGCCTTCGCCCAGACCCAGCGCATGCCGGACGGCGCGCGGCGGGAGACGGTGGGCAATCCGGTGCGCCCGGCCATCGCCGCAATGGCAGGCCAGGGCTTCATCCAGCCGCAGGGCTCGGTGCGGCTGCTGGTGCTGGGCGGCAGCCTGGGCGCCCGCGTCTTCTCCGATATCGTGCCCGCGGCGGTGGCCGAGCTGTCGCCCGCGCTGCGCCAGCGCCTTTCCATCGTGCAGCAATGCCGCATGGAAGACCTGCCGCGCGTCCGCGCCGCCTATGACGAGCTGCATGTCCCGGCCGAGCTTTCGCCCTTCTTCGGCGACGTGGCCGGGCTCTATTCCACCGCGCATCTGGTGATCGCGCGCGCCGGCGCCTCCACGGTGGCGGAACTGGCCTGCGCCGGGCGCCCCAGCCTGCTGGTGCCCCTGCCCGGCGCCATCGACGACCATCAGGCCGCCAATGCCCGCGCCCTGGCCGATGCGGGTGCCGCCCGCGTGGTACCGCAGCGCGACTTCACCCCCGCCAGCCTTGCCGCGGCCCTGACGGATCTGCTGGAGACGCCGGATGCGCTGGCCCGTGCCGCCGCCGCCGCCGCCGGCCTCGCCGCGCCGCAGGCGGCCGCTACCCTCGCCGATCTCGTGCTCTCCCGCGCCACGGCGCGCGGCTTTCAGGAATAA
- the murC gene encoding UDP-N-acetylmuramate--L-alanine ligase, with the protein MRALPLNIGPIHFVGIGGIGMSGIAEVLHNLGYTVQGSDIAEGYNIDRLREAGINVMIGHDAANLGAAQVIVTSTAVKRDNPEVVAARTRLIPVVRRAEMLAELMRLKWGIAIGGTHGKTTTTSLVATVLEAAKLDPTVINGGIINAYGTNTRLGEGEWMVVEADESDGSFLRLPAVAAVVTNMDPEHLDHWGTEEAMKQGYAQFVSNIPFYGFAVLCADHPNVQAMIPSIDRRLITYGFSQQADVRAERLITDRMGATFEVTVHDRATGRTRQLKPMRLPMLGQHNVQNALAAIAVGIEMDIDEGTIRSALAGFKGVKRRFTRVGEVNGIQIVDDYGHHPVEIAAVLKAARQAGARDVIAVVQPHRYSRLKQLFEDFCQCMNDAGTVIVADVYAAGEQKIEGFDRDALVDGLRSHGHRSVVPLPGPDSLPEMISAIAKPGDYVVCLGAGNITNWAAELPEKLTALQPRARVAGGKR; encoded by the coding sequence ATGCGTGCGCTGCCGCTGAATATCGGGCCCATCCACTTCGTCGGCATCGGCGGCATCGGCATGTCCGGCATCGCCGAGGTGCTGCACAACCTCGGCTACACCGTCCAGGGCAGCGACATCGCCGAGGGCTACAACATCGACCGGCTGCGCGAGGCCGGCATCAACGTCATGATCGGCCATGACGCCGCCAATCTCGGCGCAGCGCAGGTCATCGTCACCTCCACCGCCGTGAAGCGTGACAACCCCGAGGTGGTGGCCGCCCGCACCCGCCTCATTCCCGTGGTGCGCCGCGCGGAGATGCTGGCGGAGCTGATGCGTCTGAAATGGGGCATCGCCATCGGCGGCACCCATGGCAAGACCACCACCACCTCGCTGGTCGCCACGGTGCTGGAGGCGGCGAAGCTGGACCCGACCGTGATCAACGGCGGCATCATCAATGCCTATGGCACCAATACCCGCCTGGGCGAGGGCGAGTGGATGGTGGTGGAGGCGGATGAGAGCGACGGCTCCTTCCTGCGCCTGCCCGCCGTCGCCGCCGTCGTCACCAACATGGACCCGGAGCACCTGGACCACTGGGGCACCGAGGAGGCGATGAAGCAGGGCTATGCCCAGTTCGTCAGCAACATCCCCTTCTACGGCTTCGCCGTGCTCTGCGCCGACCACCCGAACGTGCAGGCGATGATCCCCAGCATCGACCGCCGGCTGATCACCTATGGCTTCAGCCAGCAGGCCGATGTGCGGGCCGAGCGCCTGATCACCGACCGGATGGGCGCGACCTTCGAGGTGACGGTGCATGACCGCGCCACCGGCCGCACCCGCCAGTTGAAGCCGATGCGCCTGCCCATGCTGGGCCAGCACAACGTGCAGAACGCCCTGGCCGCCATCGCCGTCGGCATCGAGATGGATATCGACGAGGGGACGATCCGCTCCGCGCTCGCCGGCTTCAAGGGCGTGAAGCGCCGCTTCACCCGCGTGGGCGAGGTCAACGGCATCCAGATCGTCGACGACTACGGCCACCACCCCGTGGAGATCGCGGCGGTGCTGAAGGCGGCGCGGCAGGCCGGCGCGCGCGACGTGATCGCGGTGGTGCAGCCGCACCGCTATTCCCGCCTGAAGCAGCTCTTCGAGGATTTCTGCCAGTGCATGAACGACGCCGGCACGGTGATCGTGGCGGATGTCTATGCGGCCGGCGAGCAGAAGATCGAGGGCTTCGACCGCGACGCGCTGGTGGACGGGCTGCGCAGCCACGGCCACCGCAGCGTGGTGCCGCTGCCCGGGCCGGACAGCCTGCCGGAGATGATCAGCGCCATCGCCAAGCCCGGCGACTACGTGGTCTGCCTGGGTGCCGGTAATATCACCAACTGGGCGGCGGAACTGCCGGAGAAGCTGACGGCGCTGCAGCCCCGCGCGCGCGTCGCCGGGGGGAAGCGGTGA
- a CDS encoding D-alanine--D-alanine ligase, whose protein sequence is MTHRVAVLQGGFSSEREVSLATGAQVVSALRDAGFEVLPIEVTRDLPALIAALQEARPDVVFNALHGPFGEDGCIQGVLDWLKLPYTHSGVRASSVAMDKHAAKAVFAAAGLPLAAHRIVSPEELETADPLPRPYVVKPVNEGSSVGVEILREGDNRRADIARRWSFGPQIMAEEYIPGRELTVAVMGDEPLAVTEIGTGHIFYDYEAKYAAGGSQHTIPAQVPETVAQEAMRIARSAHEALGCRGVSRSDLRYDEASGRVVLLEVNTQPGMTRTSLVPEQAAYRGIGFSDLCAWMVQEARHGP, encoded by the coding sequence ATGACCCACCGCGTCGCGGTCCTGCAAGGCGGCTTCTCCTCCGAGCGCGAGGTGTCCCTGGCCACCGGGGCGCAGGTGGTCTCGGCCCTGCGCGATGCCGGGTTCGAGGTGCTGCCGATCGAGGTGACGCGTGACCTGCCGGCGCTGATCGCGGCCTTGCAGGAAGCGCGGCCGGATGTCGTCTTCAACGCCCTGCATGGCCCCTTCGGCGAGGATGGCTGCATCCAGGGCGTGCTGGACTGGCTGAAGCTGCCCTATACGCATTCCGGCGTGCGCGCCTCCTCCGTCGCCATGGACAAGCATGCGGCCAAGGCGGTCTTCGCCGCCGCCGGACTGCCGCTGGCCGCGCACCGCATCGTCTCGCCGGAGGAGCTGGAAACGGCCGATCCCCTGCCCCGCCCCTATGTGGTGAAGCCGGTGAACGAGGGGTCCTCCGTCGGTGTCGAGATCCTGCGCGAGGGCGATAACCGCCGCGCCGATATCGCCCGCCGCTGGTCCTTCGGCCCGCAGATCATGGCCGAGGAATACATCCCCGGGCGCGAGCTGACGGTCGCCGTGATGGGCGATGAGCCGTTGGCGGTGACGGAGATCGGCACCGGCCATATCTTCTACGACTACGAGGCCAAATACGCTGCCGGCGGCAGCCAGCACACCATCCCCGCGCAGGTGCCGGAGACGGTGGCGCAGGAGGCGATGCGGATCGCGCGCTCGGCGCATGAGGCGCTGGGCTGCCGCGGCGTCTCGCGCTCCGACCTGCGGTACGACGAGGCCTCGGGCCGCGTGGTGTTGCTGGAGGTGAATACCCAGCCCGGCATGACCCGCACGAGCCTGGTGCCCGAGCAGGCCGCTTACCGCGGCATC
- a CDS encoding FtsW/RodA/SpoVE family cell cycle protein: MAFSRADTSVLGRWWWTVDRWTLAALLSLVGFGYVMLLAASPGVAERIGASSRDMFILKQVFFLGAAAMVMVSVSVLPVKLVRRLALLGCIGALLMTMATLSVGVEIKGARRWLHLPGLTIQPSEFMKPCFAVVAAWLLAEGKTYGWRAYAAAGLLFFLIIGTLAKQPDMGMLMVVAAVFCAQLFVVGINIVLVAGCALAGVLGAVGAYFTMPHFRDRLDRFLDPASGDTYQVTVAMEAFGHGGFLGVGPGEGRLKAMLPDAHADFVYAVAGEEFGMMICLLILALFGFIVLRGLLRLLGERDMFIILGATGLLTQFGLQAFVNMASTLHLIPTKGMTLPFVSYGGSSVIAVAVGMGMLLALTRRRISRAAQDEE; the protein is encoded by the coding sequence ATGGCCTTCTCCCGCGCAGACACTTCCGTTCTCGGCCGCTGGTGGTGGACGGTGGACCGCTGGACCCTGGCGGCGCTGCTGTCGCTGGTGGGCTTCGGCTATGTCATGCTGCTGGCGGCATCTCCGGGCGTGGCGGAGCGCATCGGCGCTTCCTCGCGCGACATGTTCATCCTGAAGCAGGTCTTCTTCCTGGGCGCCGCGGCCATGGTCATGGTTTCGGTTTCGGTGCTGCCGGTGAAGCTGGTGCGGCGCCTGGCACTGCTCGGCTGTATCGGCGCGCTGCTGATGACCATGGCCACCCTTTCCGTCGGCGTGGAGATCAAGGGCGCGCGGCGCTGGCTGCATCTGCCGGGCCTGACCATTCAGCCCTCCGAATTCATGAAGCCCTGCTTCGCCGTCGTCGCCGCCTGGCTGCTGGCCGAGGGCAAGACCTATGGCTGGCGCGCCTATGCCGCGGCGGGCCTGCTCTTCTTCCTGATCATCGGCACGCTGGCGAAGCAGCCGGACATGGGCATGCTGATGGTGGTGGCCGCGGTGTTCTGCGCCCAGCTTTTCGTCGTCGGCATCAATATCGTTCTGGTGGCGGGCTGCGCCCTGGCCGGCGTGCTGGGCGCGGTCGGCGCCTATTTCACCATGCCCCACTTCCGCGACCGCCTGGACCGCTTCCTCGACCCCGCCTCGGGCGACACCTACCAGGTCACGGTGGCCATGGAGGCCTTCGGCCATGGCGGCTTCCTGGGCGTCGGGCCCGGCGAGGGCCGGCTGAAGGCCATGCTGCCGGATGCCCATGCCGACTTCGTCTATGCCGTGGCGGGCGAGGAATTCGGCATGATGATCTGCCTGCTGATCCTGGCCCTCTTCGGCTTCATCGTGCTGCGCGGGCTGCTGCGGCTTCTGGGCGAGCGCGACATGTTCATCATCCTCGGCGCCACCGGGCTGCTGACGCAGTTCGGGCTGCAGGCCTTCGTCAACATGGCCTCCACCCTGCACCTGATCCCGACGAAGGGCATGACGCTGCCCTTCGTCTCCTATGGCGGCTCCTCGGTCATCGCCGTGGCGGTGGGCATGGGCATGCTGCTGGCGCTGACGCGCCGGCGAATCTCCCGCGCCGCGCAGGACGAGGAATGA
- the murB gene encoding UDP-N-acetylmuramate dehydrogenase, with product MTESATLPPLRGRVQQDAPLAATTWFRVGGPAGWLVRPADVDDLLLLLRDRPRDMPLTVIGAASNLLVRDGGLRGIVVKLARGFTDIVVEADGIIAGAAALDATVAEHAAEAGLDGLAFLSGIPGSIGGAVAMNAGAYEAEVKDVLDWAEIATPGGLLRLSAAELGFAYRRASLPEGGVVVRARFHARPGDRDAIAAQMRAIRAAREETQPVRARTGGSTFKNPPGRKAWALIDAAGCRGLRRGGAQVSEKHCNFLLNLGDATAADLEGLGEEVREKVRAMSGITLEWEIKRIGEALS from the coding sequence ATGACGGAAAGCGCCACCCTTCCCCCGCTGCGCGGCCGCGTGCAGCAGGATGCGCCGCTGGCCGCCACCACCTGGTTCCGCGTCGGCGGCCCCGCCGGATGGCTGGTGCGTCCCGCCGATGTGGATGATCTGCTGCTGCTGCTGCGCGACAGGCCCCGGGACATGCCGCTGACGGTGATCGGCGCGGCCTCCAACCTGCTGGTGCGGGATGGCGGGCTGCGCGGCATCGTGGTGAAGCTGGCCCGCGGCTTCACCGATATCGTGGTGGAAGCCGATGGCATCATTGCCGGCGCCGCCGCGCTGGACGCTACGGTGGCCGAGCACGCGGCGGAAGCCGGGCTGGATGGACTGGCCTTCCTCTCCGGCATCCCCGGCAGCATCGGCGGCGCGGTGGCGATGAATGCCGGCGCCTATGAGGCCGAGGTGAAGGACGTGCTGGACTGGGCCGAGATCGCGACGCCCGGGGGCCTCCTGCGCCTCTCCGCCGCGGAGCTGGGCTTCGCCTATCGCCGCGCCAGCCTGCCCGAAGGCGGCGTGGTGGTGCGCGCGCGCTTCCATGCGCGCCCCGGCGATCGGGATGCCATCGCCGCGCAGATGCGCGCCATCCGCGCGGCGCGGGAGGAGACGCAGCCCGTGCGCGCCCGCACCGGTGGCTCCACCTTCAAGAACCCGCCGGGCCGCAAGGCCTGGGCGCTGATCGATGCCGCCGGCTGCCGTGGCCTGAGGCGCGGCGGCGCGCAGGTGTCGGAGAAGCATTGCAACTTCCTCCTGAACCTCGGCGACGCCACCGCCGCCGATCTGGAAGGGCTGGGCGAGGAGGTGCGGGAGAAGGTGCGCGCCATGTCCGGCATCACGCTGGAATGGGAGATCAAGCGTATCGGGGAGGCGCTGTCATGA